A genomic window from Tachysurus fulvidraco isolate hzauxx_2018 unplaced genomic scaffold, HZAU_PFXX_2.0 HiC_scaffold_36_np12, whole genome shotgun sequence includes:
- the LOC113635171 gene encoding ubiquitin carboxyl-terminal hydrolase 47-like isoform X1: MEPYENQKRRNIVQERPAKKPYNGLKNQGATCYLNSILQCLYMTEDFRQEVERFVPDQRNHAKESLMQELQKLFKEMKKGDCKIEGITRMLGITNVYEQEDVVEYYQKTLKAIGQQSSKIFEGKMSNKTKCIKDHIFEEECHFFTIPLSIEVEHNEVFKVHNGLHTFLERIKLDEDNWLYCKQCGQKNETETWNEIKELPKILTLYPKRFYFDYYKMRPVKNHCPMDIPLQLVMSPNLKYELYAVINHIGNERGGHYNAVIKSFEDGKWYCFDDTSVREDSESSFRLSQQAYLLMYRNVEVDRLSPDEKSTNEYYELFTTLLQRIQHFISVFKESKFPSNYKETEILCHQFLDFKKKHLLEIEAYKKHCYKTFEVAVQAGQIKVHPSYHTTNVEEKWCLLQTAIIERERLLTKEFKRVYYFHHHLLKQCRGFSVPLTQPELDKAKICYIQDLLVWLENKQIQIQNMEWGADLQSNGFHLGITLHQSIIDFKSNIDHAHADEIPTNRQAYRSYLDELDIKYKILLELHKTKKNLKQCHHNFMSNRQDSEPGLSDECKQADYNNLPQSLEQAEHDESVCKSYITRIKSLRLSLLNYGTYIISCFKQTAFSQDTSKQKEIQTMLENMKKEFDALTEATLTSAQQSTWEYNLLCWEIDFTAKELKHVYLLFSDYCKAMGFYLKEHSTQDTGDVHKTNENQLSDVLKVHANEKEMASNQELLTSSEERNFNQGITLPGLQTRGGSRTTKYH, from the exons ATGGAGCCTTACGAAAACCAAAAACGAAGGAATATTGTACAGGAAAG ACCTGCTAAAAAGCCTTACAATGGCTTGAAAAATCAAGGTGCAACGTGCTACCTGAACTCTATACTGCAGTGTCTCTACATGACCGAAGACTTCCGACAAGAAGTAGAAAG ATTTGTACCAGATCAAAGAAACCATGCTAAGGAAAGTTTGATGCAAGAACTGCAGAAGCTCTTTAAAGAGATGAAGAAAGGTGATTGTAAGATTGAAGGGATAACTCGAATGTTGGGTATAACCAATG TCTATGAACAGGAGGACGTAGTAGAATACTATCAGAAAACTCTAAAAGCAATTGGACAACAAAGTTCCAAG ATATTTGAAGGGAAAATGAGCAACAAAACGAAATGTATAAAAGATCATATATTTGAAGAGGAGTGTCACTTTTTCACGATCCCTTTATCCATAGAAGTTGAACACAACGAGGTCTTCAAAGTG cacAATGGATTACACACTTTTCTTGAACGGATAAAGTTAGATGAAGACAACTGGCTGTATTGTAAACAATGTggacaaaaaaatgaaacagagaCT TGGAATGAAATCAAGGAGCTTCCTAAAATCCTGACCCTGTACCCAAAGAGGTTTTACTTTGACTACTACAAGATGAGGCCTGTGAAGAATCACTGTCCCATGGACATTCCCCTGCAACTTGTGATGAGT CCGAATTTGAAATATGAGCTTTATGCAGTTATCAACCACATAGGAAATGAACGTGGAGGGCACTACAATGCTGTCATCAAATCCTTTGAGGATGGTAAATGGTACTGTTTTGATGACACTTCTGTCAGAGAg GATTCAGAGAGCTCTTTCAGACT tTCACAGCAGGCTTATTTGCTCATGTACAGAA ATGTAGAGGTAGATAGGCTGAGCCCAGATGAGAAATCAACCAAC GAGTACTATGAGCTGTTCACTACACTGCTGCAGAGGATCCAACACTTTATCTCTGTGTTTAAGGAGAGCAAGTTCCCCTCCAATTATAAGGAAACTGAG ATCCTATGTCACCAGTTTCTTGATTTTAAGAAGAAACATCTGCTTGAAATTGAGGCTTATAAAAAACATTGTTACAAGACCTTTGAG GTTGCTGTGCAGGCTGGACAGATTAAGGTTCATCCCAGTTATCACACCACCAATGTGGAGGAGAAGTGGTGTCTACTACAAACAGCCATAATTGAGCGAGAGAGACTGCTCACAAAGGAGTTTAAACG GGTGTACTATTTCCATCACCATCTGTTAAAACAGTGCAGGGGGTTCAGTGTACCCCTAACACAGCCAGAGCTGGATAAAGCCAAGATATGCTACATCCAGGACCTGTTGGTCTGGCTGgagaataaacaaatacaaatacaaaacatgGAGTGGGGAGCAGATCTACAGTCCAATGGATTCCATCTGGGTATCACACTACATCAGTCTATCATAGACTTCAAATCCAACATTGACCATGCTCATGCAGATGAG ATTCCCACAAATAGACAAGCATACAGATCTTATCTGGACGAGCTGGACATAAAGTACAAAATACTTCTG GAGCTTCATAAGACTAAGAAGAACTTGAAGCAGTGCCATCATAACTTCATGAGCAATAGACAGGACTCTGAGCCAGGACTCTCGGATGAGTGCAAGCAGGCTGATTACAATAACCTGCCTCAATCACTGGAACAAG CAGAGCATGATGAGTCTGTGTGTAAGAGTTACATCACTCGAATTAAAAGCTTAAGGCTGAGCCTGCTGAATTATGGGACATATATTATCAGCTGCTTCAAGCAGACAGCTTTTTCCCAGGACACCAGTAAACAAAAG GAAATTCAGACTATGTtggagaatatgaagaaagaatttgaTGCACTGACTGAAGCAACACTGACTTCTGCTCAGCAGTCCACCTGGGAATATAATCTCCTTTGCTGGGAGATTGACTTCACCGCAAAGGAGCTGAAGCATGTTTACTTGCTCTTCTCTGACTACTGCAA GGCAATGGGTTTTTACTTAAAAGAACATAGCACACAAGATACCGGAGATGTTCACAAGACAAATGAGAAccagctgtctgatgttctcAAAGTTCATGCAAATGAGAAAGAGATGGCATCCAACCAAGAACTGCTAACG AGCTCTGAGGAAAGGAACTTTAACCAGGGAATAACGTTGCCAGGGCTCcagaccaggggcggttctaggacaACCAAGTATCATTGA